A segment of the Aromatoleum aromaticum EbN1 genome:
CGCGACTCGGTCGGTGCAGTGGTCCTGGGTGAATACGAACACATCACCGAAGGCGACCCGGTCAAGGCGACCGGCCGCATTCTCGAAGTGCCGGTCGGCCCCGAGCTGATCGGCCGCGTCGTAAACGCCTTGGGCCAGCCGATCGACGGCAAGGGCCCGATCAACGCCAAGCTGACCGACAAGATCGAAAAAGTCGCGCCGGGCGTGATCTGGCGCCAGTCGGTGTCGCAGCCGGTGCAGACCGGCCTGAAGTCGGTCGATGCGATGGTGCCGATCGGCCGTGGCCAGCGCGAGCTGATCATCGGCGATCGCCAGACCGGCAAGACGGCTGTCGCGGTCGATGCGATCATCAACCAGAAAGGCCAGGACATGTTCTGCGTCTACGTCGCGATCGGCCAGAAGGCCTCGACGATCGCGAACGTGGTGCGCAAGCTCGAAGAGCACGGCGCGATGGAATATACCATCGTCGTCGCTGCGACCGCTTCCGAATCGGCCGCGATGCAGTTCATCGCGCCGTACTCGGGCTGCACGATGGGCGAGTACTTCCGCGACCGCGGCCAGGACGCGCTGATCATTTATGACGATCTGACCAAGCAGGCGTGGGCCTACCGCCAGATCTCGCTGCTGTTGCGCCGCCCGCCGGGCCGCGAAGCCTATCCCGGCGACGTGTTCTATCTGCACTCGCGCCTGCTCGAGCGTGCGTCGCGCGTGTCCGCCGATCACGTCGAGAAGTTCACGAACGGCGAAGTCAAGGGCAAGACCGGTTCGCTGACCGCGCTGCCGATCATCGAGACGCAAGCCGGCGACGTGTCCGCGTTCGTGCCGACGAACGTGATCTCGATTACCGACGGCCAGATCTTCCTCGACACCGACCTCTTCAACGCCGGTATCCGTCCCGCGATCAACGCCGGTATCTCGGTGTCCCGCGTGGGTGGCGCCGCGCAGACCAAAGTCATCAAGAAGCTGTCCGGCGGCATTCGTACCGACCTCGCGCAGTATCGCGAACTCGCGGCGTTCGCGCAGTTCGCGTCCGACCTCGACGACGCCACGCGCAAGCAGCTCGAGCGCGGCCGCCGCGTCACAGAACTGATGAAGCAGCCGCAGTACGCGCCGCTGTCGGTCGCCGACATGGCGATCACGCTGTACGCGGTCAACAACGGCTATTTCGACGACGTCGAAGTGCCGCGCCTGCTGGCGTTCGAATCCGGGCTGCAGCAGTACGTCAAGGCCAAGAATCCGGCTCTCGTGACCAAGATCATGACTTCCAAGGAGCTCGACGCCGACGGCGAGAAGCAACTGGTCGCAGTGATCGACGAGTTCAAGAAGAGCTGGGCCTAAGGCCGCGGACGGAGACGGAATATGGCTAGCGGTAAGGAAATCCGTACCAAGATCAAGAGCGTGCAAAACACGCGCAAGATCACCAAGGCGATGGAAATGGTAGCGGCATCCAAGATGCGCAAGGCGCAGGACCGGATGCGTGCCGCCCGTCCCTATGCCGAGAAGATCCGCCGCCTCGCCGCGAACCTGTCCCAGGCCAATGTGACCGACTACAAGCACGCTTTCCTCGTCCAGAAGGACGAGGTGAAGCGCGTGGGTCTGATTCTGGTCACCACCGACAAGGGTCTTTGCGGCGGTCTCAACACCAACATCCAGCGTGTCGCGCTGAACGCGATGAAAGGGTGGGACGCTTCCGGCACAACCGAAATCCAGGCCTGCTGCATCGGCAACAAAGGCTTCGGTTTCATGCAGCGG
Coding sequences within it:
- the atpA gene encoding F0F1 ATP synthase subunit alpha, producing MQLNPSEISDLIKSRIQNLQLAATSRNEGTVVSVTDGITRVHGLADVMQGEMLEFPGNTFGLALNLERDSVGAVVLGEYEHITEGDPVKATGRILEVPVGPELIGRVVNALGQPIDGKGPINAKLTDKIEKVAPGVIWRQSVSQPVQTGLKSVDAMVPIGRGQRELIIGDRQTGKTAVAVDAIINQKGQDMFCVYVAIGQKASTIANVVRKLEEHGAMEYTIVVAATASESAAMQFIAPYSGCTMGEYFRDRGQDALIIYDDLTKQAWAYRQISLLLRRPPGREAYPGDVFYLHSRLLERASRVSADHVEKFTNGEVKGKTGSLTALPIIETQAGDVSAFVPTNVISITDGQIFLDTDLFNAGIRPAINAGISVSRVGGAAQTKVIKKLSGGIRTDLAQYRELAAFAQFASDLDDATRKQLERGRRVTELMKQPQYAPLSVADMAITLYAVNNGYFDDVEVPRLLAFESGLQQYVKAKNPALVTKIMTSKELDADGEKQLVAVIDEFKKSWA